A DNA window from Setaria viridis chromosome 2, Setaria_viridis_v4.0, whole genome shotgun sequence contains the following coding sequences:
- the LOC117845236 gene encoding uncharacterized protein → MAGAGGATAVQQPAAGARSGAGAAGAPVADPRAEALRCPRCDSANTKFCYYNNYSLSQPRHFCKACKRYWTRGGTLRNVPVGGGCRKNKRSRSSSGAAGAAGRSGSSAAAAAAAAATSSSAASALSLPPPAGSLPSLTSALGLSGGTSLASLLLGTGAGGDHLGLFHAAMQSVVSSEATAYEMQQQQQTQVDHLLGLGYGGAAAQIQLKPWMQDAGAGGAGGIMDSFYAPLLSSSLVPGLEELHVKAEAAGAGDHQQKAAPGDQQSGSWELPTPSSSNVDASIIASDALMAAAASMNPAVSSTSTAATTAPSSFMYWGNGGIGGAAAAWPDLANCGSSIATLF, encoded by the coding sequence ATGGCTGGCGCGGGGGGTGCGACGGCGGtgcagcagccggcggcgggagcgaggagcggtgccggcgcggcgggcgcgccggTCGCGGACCCGCGCGCCGAGGCGCTGCGGTGCCCGCGCTGCGACTCGGCCAACACCAAGTTCTGCTACTACAACAACTACTCGCTGTCGCAGCCGCGGCACTTCTGCAAGGCGTGCAAGCGCTACTGGACGCGCGGGGGCACGCTCCGCAACGTCCCCGTCGGCGGCGGGTGCCGCAAGAACAAGCGCTccaggagcagcagcggcgcggcgggcgccgccgggaggagcggatcctcggcggccgcggcagccgccgccgccgccacgtcgtcctcggcggcgtccgcgctgtccctgccgccgccggcggggtccCTGCCGTCCCTCACGTCCGCGCTCGGCCTGTCCGGGGGCACCTCGCTGGCGTCGCTGCTGctcggcaccggcgccggcggcgaccaccTCGGCCTCTTCCACGCGGCCATGCAGTCGGTGGTCTCCTCGGAGGCGACCGCCTAcgagatgcagcagcagcagcagacgcAGGTGGACCACCTGCTGGGCCTCGGCTacgggggcgccgccgcgcaGATCCAGCTCAAGCCGTGGATGCAGgacgccggggccggcggcgcgggcgggatcATGGACAGCTTCTACGCGCCGCTGCTGTCCAGCTCCCTCGTGCCGGGGCTGGAGGAGCTGCACGTCAaggcggaggccgccggcgccggggatcACCAGCAGAAGGCGGCGCCCGGGGACCAGCAGAGCGGCAGCTGGGAGCtgccgacgccgtcgtcgtccaaCGTCGACGCCAGCATCATCGCGTCGGACGCGCtcatggcggcggccgcgtccaTGAATCCCGCGGTTAGCTCCACCTCCACGGCGGCGaccaccgccccctcctcgTTCATGTACTGGGGCAACGGCGGCATTGGCGGCGCTGCCGCGGCGTGGCCAGACCTCGCCAACTGCGGATCCTCCATTGCCACGCTCTTCTAG